In Edaphobacter paludis, a single window of DNA contains:
- a CDS encoding cell division protein ZapA codes for MDQTVEVPEQVEAPSIVSESIGVEIYDQIYNLRGTDAAYIERLAHMVDAKMRAVSAHGGTVDSLRVAVLAALNIADELCTSRQRQDMLAGSLSQSQVSMRSRAGSLAGLLDEVLEERKAG; via the coding sequence ATGGACCAGACAGTCGAAGTTCCGGAGCAAGTCGAAGCCCCATCCATCGTCTCCGAGTCGATCGGGGTCGAGATCTATGACCAGATCTACAATCTGCGCGGCACGGACGCGGCCTATATCGAGCGGCTGGCGCATATGGTCGATGCCAAGATGCGCGCCGTCTCGGCGCATGGCGGCACGGTCGACAGTTTGCGCGTGGCGGTGCTGGCGGCGCTGAACATCGCCGATGAGCTGTGCACCTCACGACAGCGGCAGGACATGCTTGCCGGAAGCCTGTCGCAGTCACAGGTCTCGATGCGCTCGCGCGCGGGATCGCTGGCGGGACTGTTGGACGAGGTTCTGGAAGAGCGCAAGGCCGGCTAG